gctatgtatataaaggaAATGTTATTTGAAATGAGTTTTATTGCCTCTGCTTTATGATTTGGACAAGTTTTATTTGAGCTAtactttattttgtttatatttagATAGTTGATTAGTCAAGAAGCATGgaaggtagaagaagtcaagatCGGGGAGCTACTCGAAGGCGCGGTTCTAACCATGGCCGTGGGGCTAGACAGGCACAGGAACTTgtgcaagaaccgagagaggagagggaggcaacggttgagccacaacctggaccACGAGTGGAAGGAGGGATCAGGTGGCaacggcaattcaacaaatgaccaatattcttGCTCGACTGGTAGAGCagcagggtcaagcccctgttaATCAACCTAGAGACCCTGAAATGATGCAAGATAGGGCCctagagagatttcaaaagtttttccctcctaaGTTCCTTGGAGGGCCAGACCCTGAAGTAGCTGAGAGGTGATTAGAAATGATGATCAATATATTCGCTGCTTTAAACTATGTGGAGGATAGGTAGGTGCATTTTGCtatctttcagtttgagggacCAGCtagagcctggtggaatgtggtTAGGGCTAAGTGGGAGAGGGATGGAACGgcatggacctggttaaatTTCGTgcgtgagtttaatgagaaatatctCCCACCGATAGTCCAGGAGAAGAGGGAAGACGATTTCATTAAGCTCCGTCAAGGAACCCTAAGTGtatctgagtatgagactcagttcactAAATTATCGAAGTTTGCTCCCGAGTTGATAGCTATGGAGCAAAGGAGGGTAAGGAGATTTGTACAGGGACTCAATGTAGAAATACAGGAGGCCTTGGTTGCGGCCCAAATTAACACTTTTACGGAGGTTTTAAAGAAAGCCTAGAGAATAGAAATTGCCAGGGCACAAGTAAGGACTTTCCATGCAAAATGGAGAGGTGTACCTGGTGAAAACCAGGGGCAGGCACATAGTGATCGAAACATGCCACCTCCTAAAGATGGTCGAGGAGTTGGAGGTGGAAGCCTTATGGATACATCTAGGGGAGTTACTCCGAGAGGAGCCCCAGGGGGAAGGGGACAAGCGAGAGATGCCTCGCAGGGAGGCCAGATATTCGCCCTCGAACATCTTGTGGGTACTATGGAAAATTTAACCATACCAAggataattgctggaaaaaGACTCGAAAGTGCTTAAGGTGTGGAAGTACTAAGCACCAAATCCCCAATTGCCCCCTTATTAGTGATGCTCAGTCAGCTAGCAAATCAAACCCGAAGCCGACCAATGTAGGAGGGACCAGGTCAAGGGTGCCAGCCAGAGTGTACTCTTTGGACCAACAATCGATACCTGATCCATcggaggtagtggaaggtacaATTCCTGTTTTTCATcgtttagccaaaattttgatagaccctggTGCAACCCATTCTTTTGTTAGCCCCACATTTATGTTTGGAATTGATGTGAAAGCCGAAAGGCTACCATATGACCCAGAAATGAAATCACCTACGGATAACCAATCTTTACTTGCCAACGAGATGTATAGGAACTGTGACATTTGGGTTGGTGAGCAAAAATTAGTAGTTGACCTTATAAGTCTAGCCATTAAGGAGTACGACGTTATTTTAGgaatggattggctagctcattatcatgctcgggtagattgtCGTATGAAGGTGGTTGAGTTTTGCATACCGGGTGAGGCAACTCTAAAACTAGACGTGAGGAGTATTGTAGCCTCATCTGCCCTTATTTAGAAAATTGCTTTGTAGCTGGGCACGGGGGTATCTGGCTTTTCTAGTTAACACCCTAGGAGAAAAGAGTAAGCTAGAAGATACAGCGGTGATAAATGAATATCCAGACATGTTCCCAGAGGAGTTGGTGTCTTTGCCACCTGAAAGAGAGATTGAGTTTAAGATTGATTTAGCACCTAGAACTAATCCCATGTCAAAAAAcccttatcgaatggcaccCGTGGAACTTAAGGAGTTAAAATTTCAATTGCAAGACTTGCTAGAACCGGAATTTATAAATGAGAGCGAGTCGCCATGGGGCGCTCCAGTACTATTTGTCAAAAAGAAGGACGAGCGTTGAAGGTTGTGCATTGATTATCAAGGGTTGAATGCAgtaaccattaagaataaatatcctttgccccacattgatgcgTTGTTTGACCAATTA
The Coffea eugenioides isolate CCC68of unplaced genomic scaffold, Ceug_1.0 ScVebR1_449;HRSCAF=1128, whole genome shotgun sequence genome window above contains:
- the LOC113758282 gene encoding uncharacterized protein LOC113758282, with protein sequence MPPPKDGRGVGGGSLMDTSRGVTPRGAPGGRGQARDASQGGQIFALEHLVDPGATHSFVSPTFMFGIDVKAERLPYDPEMKSPTDNQSLLANEMYRNCDIWVGEQKLVVDLISLAIKEYDVILGMDWLAHYHARVDCRMKVVEFCIPVNTLGEKSKLEDTAVINEYPDMFPEELVSLPPEREIEFKIDLAPRTNPMSKNPYRMAPVELKELKFQLQDLLEPEFINESESPWGAPVLFVKKKDER